From the genome of Halorussus caseinilyticus, one region includes:
- a CDS encoding MBL fold metallo-hydrolase — MATATQLEAEPDTESGVWWLDLGGVNAYLADDYGDLVLVDAGTPRDADDIRRGIREAGYRVSDVARVLVTHYDLDHVGALSKLGIDAPVYVGRADAEILAGRRKPDWRNHKGLLQRATDPFVSTPDRPVRPVEDRDEIGGFTAYHAPGHTPGHTVYVAESPSVAFLGDLVRETGGRLEASPWAISYDTNEVKQSIRRVVRAAPDFEMAAMGHGTPIMRHGSDRLRELANRL, encoded by the coding sequence ATGGCGACTGCGACCCAACTCGAAGCCGAACCCGACACCGAATCGGGCGTCTGGTGGCTCGACCTCGGTGGCGTCAACGCCTACCTCGCCGACGACTACGGGGACCTCGTGCTCGTGGACGCCGGGACCCCGCGGGACGCCGACGACATCCGTCGGGGCATCCGCGAAGCGGGCTACCGCGTCTCGGACGTGGCGCGGGTCCTCGTCACCCACTACGACCTCGACCACGTGGGCGCGCTGTCGAAACTCGGCATCGACGCGCCGGTCTACGTCGGCCGGGCGGACGCCGAGATACTCGCCGGACGGCGAAAACCCGACTGGCGCAACCACAAGGGTCTGCTCCAGCGCGCGACCGACCCCTTCGTCTCGACGCCCGACCGCCCCGTCCGGCCGGTCGAAGACCGCGACGAAATCGGCGGTTTCACTGCCTACCACGCGCCGGGTCACACGCCGGGCCACACAGTCTACGTCGCGGAGTCGCCGAGCGTGGCGTTTCTCGGCGACCTCGTGCGCGAGACCGGTGGCCGACTCGAAGCCTCGCCGTGGGCCATCAGCTACGACACCAACGAAGTCAAGCAGAGCATTCGGCGGGTCGTCCGCGCCGCGCCCGACTTCGAGATGGCCGCGATGGGCCACGGCACGCCCATCATGCGCCACGGGAGCGACCGACTCCGGGAGTTGGCGAACCGACTGTAG
- the guaA gene encoding glutamine-hydrolyzing GMP synthase: MVNTDEFIEEKVTEIREQVGDANAVIALSGGVDSSTAAALAYEAVGDQLTPVYVDTGLMRKGETDEIRETFDYMDSLRIVDAKDRFLDALAGVTDPEEKRHVIGEQFIREFETVAEETDADYLVQGTIYPDRIESEGTIKSHHNVGGLPDVVDFEGIVEPMRDLYKDEVREVARELDLEEIIAERMPFPGPGLAVRILGEVTDEKLEVAREATHVVEEELEEYDPWQAFAAVLGKATGVKGDNRVHGHVVSVRSVESRDGMTARAQEIDWETLQRIQSRITGQNENVSRVVYDVTHKPPATIEYE, translated from the coding sequence ATGGTAAACACGGACGAGTTCATCGAGGAGAAAGTCACGGAAATCCGCGAACAGGTCGGGGACGCAAACGCCGTCATCGCGCTGTCGGGCGGCGTGGACTCCTCTACGGCCGCGGCGCTGGCCTACGAAGCGGTCGGCGACCAACTCACCCCGGTCTACGTCGATACCGGCCTGATGCGGAAGGGCGAAACCGACGAGATTCGGGAGACGTTCGACTACATGGACAGTCTCCGCATCGTGGACGCGAAAGACCGATTCCTCGACGCACTCGCTGGCGTCACCGACCCCGAGGAAAAGCGCCACGTCATCGGCGAGCAGTTCATCCGGGAGTTCGAGACGGTCGCCGAGGAGACCGACGCCGACTATCTGGTGCAGGGGACCATCTACCCCGACCGCATCGAGAGCGAGGGCACCATCAAGTCCCACCACAACGTCGGCGGTCTGCCCGACGTGGTGGACTTCGAGGGAATCGTCGAACCAATGCGGGACCTCTACAAGGACGAGGTTCGGGAAGTCGCCCGCGAGTTGGACCTCGAAGAAATCATCGCCGAGCGCATGCCCTTCCCCGGTCCGGGCCTCGCGGTCCGCATCCTCGGGGAAGTCACCGACGAGAAACTCGAAGTCGCCCGCGAAGCGACCCACGTCGTGGAAGAAGAACTCGAAGAGTACGACCCGTGGCAGGCGTTCGCCGCGGTCCTCGGCAAAGCGACCGGCGTCAAGGGCGACAACCGGGTCCACGGCCACGTGGTCTCTGTCCGGTCGGTCGAGAGTCGGGACGGCATGACCGCCCGAGCGCAGGAGATAGACTGGGAGACCCTCCAGCGCATCCAGAGTCGCATCACCGGACAGAACGAGAACGTCTCGCGGGTGGTCTACGACGTGACCCACAAACCGCCCGCCACCATCGAGTACGAGTAA
- a CDS encoding HAD family hydrolase, with amino-acid sequence MSGDDHATSDDDADIDAVLFDLDGTLVEYERPPGELLDLAFESAGEDSFFDVGEYFDRFGDHLAPGVSIAEGRANCFAEIAADRGHAPERGRAVADAFAAERDHSRVECLPGARETLDELADDHALGVVTNGPPEMQTTKLEAAGLADCFETVVFAGHDAAAKPDPEPFEVALADLGATADRAVHVGNSLSSDVAGAHAAGVGSVWVPSEEGVEPDPEPHYALSSLERLADSERPWKSD; translated from the coding sequence ATGTCCGGTGACGACCACGCCACATCCGACGACGATGCCGACATCGACGCCGTGCTGTTCGACCTAGACGGGACGCTCGTGGAGTACGAGCGCCCGCCCGGAGAACTCCTCGACCTCGCCTTCGAGTCGGCCGGGGAGGACTCGTTTTTCGACGTAGGCGAGTACTTCGACCGGTTCGGCGACCACCTCGCGCCCGGCGTCTCCATCGCCGAGGGGCGTGCGAACTGCTTCGCGGAAATCGCCGCGGACCGCGGCCACGCCCCCGAACGCGGCCGGGCGGTCGCCGACGCCTTCGCCGCCGAACGCGACCACTCCCGAGTCGAGTGTCTGCCCGGCGCGCGCGAGACTCTCGACGAACTCGCCGACGACCACGCCCTCGGCGTCGTGACCAACGGTCCGCCCGAGATGCAGACCACGAAACTGGAGGCCGCGGGACTCGCCGACTGCTTCGAGACTGTCGTCTTCGCGGGCCACGACGCCGCCGCGAAACCCGACCCCGAACCTTTCGAAGTCGCGCTCGCGGACCTCGGCGCGACGGCCGACCGAGCGGTACACGTCGGCAATTCGCTATCCTCGGACGTGGCGGGCGCGCACGCCGCGGGAGTCGGGTCGGTGTGGGTGCCTTCCGAGGAAGGCGTCGAACCGGACCCGGAACCGCACTACGCGCTCTCGTCGCTGGAGCGACTCGCGGACTCCGAGCGACCGTGGAAATCCGACTAG
- a CDS encoding DUF7126 family protein gives MKAILVGPDRDGLGDALESEGVEVTRIEEFGNRPALEEAGITEADALVLTEASGATSIPIAKDLNDDVRVVVYADDNLPDFARGQADLIVDPRLLSADAVAEELAS, from the coding sequence ATGAAGGCAATCCTCGTCGGACCCGACCGAGACGGACTGGGCGACGCCCTCGAATCCGAGGGCGTCGAAGTGACGCGCATCGAGGAGTTCGGCAACCGACCGGCGCTCGAAGAGGCCGGAATCACCGAGGCCGACGCGCTGGTCCTGACCGAGGCGTCGGGCGCGACTAGCATCCCCATCGCCAAGGACCTCAACGACGACGTTCGAGTAGTCGTCTACGCCGACGACAACCTGCCGGACTTCGCCCGCGGGCAGGCCGACCTCATCGTGGACCCGCGACTTCTGTCTGCCGACGCGGTGGCCGAGGAACTGGCCTCGTAA
- the pyrF gene encoding orotidine-5'-phosphate decarboxylase → MAFFDRLRDRIRATDGTLAVGLNPVLARLPDDCREYDYPRRAFTRRIVDATHEHVAAYTVSPAFYADAEGWTALAETVAYARGRGVPVVLDAKDGDVPNPDADLLDAVDAVTVSPYLGRDALAPLLDRDVGVFVTCRTPNAGAADLQDRPVACEGEREGGTDDEGDDGAPTLAEEIASLVASWADDAAADVGLLVGGPTEAVESLRERAPERPFFVVGGARNDPAVAAHAAPETGADAGVGLVETSREVLYAGETAGRGRRRGQDDYAAAAREAARRLKRQLNRHR, encoded by the coding sequence ATGGCGTTTTTCGACCGCCTCCGGGACCGCATCCGAGCGACCGACGGGACGCTCGCGGTCGGTCTGAATCCCGTCCTCGCTCGCCTCCCCGACGACTGCCGGGAGTACGACTACCCCCGGCGGGCGTTCACCCGCCGAATCGTAGACGCGACCCACGAACACGTCGCGGCGTACACCGTCTCGCCCGCCTTCTACGCCGATGCCGAGGGGTGGACCGCGCTGGCCGAGACCGTCGCCTACGCTCGGGGCCGCGGCGTCCCCGTCGTCCTCGACGCGAAGGACGGCGACGTGCCGAACCCCGACGCCGACCTGCTCGACGCGGTGGACGCCGTAACGGTCTCGCCGTACCTCGGCCGGGACGCGCTCGCGCCGCTACTCGACCGCGACGTGGGCGTGTTCGTGACCTGCCGGACGCCGAACGCGGGCGCGGCGGACCTGCAGGACCGACCCGTCGCTTGCGAGGGAGAACGGGAAGGAGGTACCGACGACGAGGGAGACGACGGAGCGCCGACGCTGGCCGAGGAGATAGCGAGTCTTGTGGCGTCGTGGGCCGACGACGCCGCGGCCGACGTGGGACTGCTCGTCGGCGGGCCGACCGAAGCAGTCGAGTCGCTCCGCGAGCGAGCGCCGGAACGCCCGTTCTTCGTGGTCGGCGGCGCGAGAAACGACCCCGCGGTCGCCGCCCACGCCGCGCCCGAGACGGGCGCGGACGCGGGCGTCGGACTGGTCGAGACCTCCCGAGAAGTTCTCTACGCCGGTGAGACCGCGGGCCGGGGCCGCCGACGGGGGCAGGACGACTACGCGGCGGCGGCCCGCGAAGCGGCCCGCCGACTCAAGCGCCAACTGAACCGCCATCGGTGA
- a CDS encoding class I SAM-dependent methyltransferase encodes MSDRDAVRRGYDEMAETYAAERSEGGRGTELLTDFLDALPDDPRVLDAGCGQGTPVLARLAESGDPLGLDFSREQLRLAAVNVPGASLSQGDMTALPFRDDAFDAVTAYNSLIHVPYGDHETVLGEFARVLRPGGRVLLTEGCQEWSGENPDWLDTGVEMQWDIAGTEATRAQLESAGFAVVGEWEVTDRLNDDGEEVPKPVFEARLVG; translated from the coding sequence ATGAGCGACAGAGACGCAGTTCGTCGAGGCTACGACGAGATGGCCGAGACCTACGCCGCCGAGCGGTCGGAGGGCGGCCGCGGGACGGAGCTTCTGACCGACTTTCTCGACGCGCTTCCGGACGACCCTCGCGTCTTAGACGCCGGGTGCGGACAGGGAACGCCGGTCCTCGCCCGACTCGCAGAGTCGGGCGACCCCCTCGGTCTCGACTTCTCGCGCGAACAGCTGCGACTCGCGGCCGTGAACGTCCCCGGCGCATCGCTCTCGCAGGGCGACATGACCGCCCTCCCCTTCCGAGACGACGCCTTCGACGCCGTGACCGCCTACAACTCGCTGATTCACGTCCCCTACGGCGACCACGAGACGGTTCTCGGGGAGTTCGCCCGCGTCCTCCGACCCGGCGGGCGAGTCCTTCTGACGGAAGGCTGTCAGGAGTGGTCCGGCGAGAATCCCGATTGGCTCGACACCGGCGTCGAGATGCAGTGGGACATCGCCGGGACCGAGGCCACGAGAGCGCAACTGGAGAGCGCGGGGTTCGCCGTCGTCGGCGAGTGGGAAGTGACGGACAGACTGAACGACGACGGTGAAGAGGTGCCGAAACCGGTTTTCGAAGCTCGGTTGGTGGGGTAG
- the pyrG gene encoding glutamine hydrolyzing CTP synthase, whose amino-acid sequence MPTEPETDYDPSLGNKFIFVTGGVMSGLGKGITAASTGRLLANAGFDVTAVKIDPYLNVDAGTMNPFQHGEVYVLKDGGEVDLDLGNYERFLDVDMTFDHNVTTGKTYQHVIEKERAGDYLGKTVQIIPHVTDDIKRRIREAAEGHDVCIVEVGGTVGDIEGMPFLEALRQFAHEEDDEDFLLTHVTLVPYSKNGEQKTKPTQHSVKELRSIGLQPDILVGRCEDELDPSTKEKIALFCDVPTDAVFSNPDVEDIYHVPLMVEEEGLDEYVMDRFDLTDDALPKGERDNQWRNLVTQETHGEVDIALVGKYDLEDAYISVNEALKHAGLEKNVDVNVRWVDSEKMADDHEQRLREADGVVVPGGFGSRGTEGKIEAIRYARENGVPYLGLCLGFQLAVVEFARNVLGLEDAHSAEIEEDTPHPVIDLLPEQYDLEDLGGTMRLGAHETDIEPDTLAERIYGGTSCTERHRHRYEVNPEYFEQFDDTGLVFSGRSGNRMEILELEDHPYFVGTQFHPEFRSRPTRASPPFVGLLETVLDRDDEQTDTDAETPEEVEA is encoded by the coding sequence ATGCCGACAGAACCGGAAACTGATTACGACCCTTCTCTCGGAAACAAGTTCATCTTCGTAACCGGGGGCGTCATGTCGGGACTCGGCAAGGGAATCACGGCCGCCTCGACCGGCCGACTGCTGGCCAACGCCGGATTCGACGTGACGGCGGTCAAAATCGACCCCTATCTCAACGTGGACGCCGGGACGATGAACCCCTTCCAGCACGGGGAGGTGTACGTCCTCAAGGACGGTGGCGAGGTGGACCTCGACTTGGGGAACTACGAGCGGTTCCTCGACGTGGACATGACGTTCGACCACAACGTCACCACGGGCAAGACCTACCAGCACGTCATCGAGAAGGAGCGCGCGGGCGACTACCTCGGGAAGACGGTCCAAATCATCCCGCACGTCACCGACGACATCAAGCGCCGGATTCGGGAGGCCGCCGAGGGCCACGACGTGTGTATCGTGGAAGTCGGCGGCACGGTGGGTGACATCGAGGGGATGCCGTTCCTCGAAGCCCTCCGGCAGTTCGCCCACGAGGAAGACGACGAGGACTTCCTGCTGACCCACGTCACGCTGGTCCCCTACTCGAAGAACGGCGAGCAAAAGACCAAGCCCACCCAACACTCCGTGAAGGAACTGCGCTCTATCGGTCTCCAACCCGACATTCTGGTCGGTCGGTGCGAGGACGAACTCGACCCCTCGACCAAGGAGAAAATCGCGCTGTTCTGCGACGTGCCGACCGACGCCGTGTTCTCGAACCCCGACGTGGAGGACATCTACCACGTCCCCCTGATGGTCGAAGAGGAGGGACTCGACGAATACGTGATGGACCGCTTCGACCTGACGGACGACGCGCTTCCGAAGGGCGAACGCGACAACCAGTGGCGCAACCTCGTCACCCAAGAGACCCACGGCGAAGTAGACATCGCACTCGTCGGCAAGTACGACCTCGAAGACGCCTACATCTCGGTCAACGAGGCGCTCAAGCACGCGGGACTGGAGAAGAACGTGGACGTGAACGTCCGGTGGGTGGACTCCGAGAAGATGGCCGACGACCACGAACAGCGACTCCGCGAGGCCGACGGCGTGGTCGTCCCCGGCGGGTTCGGGAGTCGCGGCACCGAGGGTAAAATCGAGGCCATTCGGTACGCCCGCGAGAACGGCGTCCCGTATCTCGGTCTCTGTCTGGGCTTCCAACTCGCAGTCGTGGAGTTCGCCCGGAACGTCCTCGGACTGGAGGACGCACACTCCGCGGAAATCGAGGAAGACACGCCCCACCCGGTCATCGACCTCCTGCCAGAGCAGTACGACCTCGAAGACCTCGGTGGGACGATGCGACTCGGTGCCCACGAGACCGACATCGAGCCCGACACCCTCGCCGAGAGAATCTACGGCGGCACCTCCTGCACCGAGCGCCACCGCCACCGCTACGAGGTAAACCCCGAGTACTTCGAACAGTTCGACGACACCGGTCTCGTCTTCTCCGGTCGGTCGGGCAACCGGATGGAGATTCTGGAACTCGAAGACCACCCGTACTTCGTCGGCACCCAGTTCCATCCCGAGTTCCGGTCGCGGCCGACCCGCGCGAGTCCGCCGTTCGTCGGCCTGCTTGAGACCGTACTGGACCGTGACGACGAACAGACCGACACCGACGCCGAAACCCCCGAGGAGGTCGAAGCATAA
- a CDS encoding phosphate-starvation-inducible PsiE family protein produces MDRIEATRFTRQLERGITLLQSVMAAFLAILLFLGVVNLGITIGRAILVRDVTDVAATLALIRSSIDIVLYLFVIVELYHTVVAYVEAQSVVMAVIHAGLIAVVRQIITFKPDEYGPQEAITVAGVYVVLLVGLLLGFYVVHREIDQESVE; encoded by the coding sequence ATGGACCGCATAGAGGCCACCCGATTCACGAGACAGCTCGAACGAGGGATTACGCTTCTTCAGTCAGTCATGGCCGCGTTTCTGGCGATTTTACTCTTTCTCGGCGTCGTCAACCTCGGCATCACCATCGGGCGGGCGATACTCGTCCGCGACGTGACCGACGTGGCGGCAACGCTGGCGCTCATCCGGTCGAGCATCGACATCGTTCTCTACCTGTTCGTCATCGTGGAACTCTACCACACGGTCGTCGCGTACGTCGAGGCCCAGAGCGTCGTCATGGCGGTGATACACGCGGGTCTCATCGCGGTCGTCCGCCAGATTATCACGTTCAAGCCCGACGAGTACGGTCCCCAAGAGGCCATCACCGTCGCGGGCGTCTACGTCGTCTTGCTCGTGGGTCTGTTGCTCGGCTTCTACGTGGTCCACCGGGAGATAGACCAAGAGAGCGTGGAGTGA
- a CDS encoding cupin domain-containing protein — MGLDRYPDLDPDEGEVLDAEVAVTDDVLVKAFALGPGAELSPHDHADATNVFHVLEGTVTVVQGDDEETVEAPGVVLHERGVVHGARNETDERAVLTASLCPLPS; from the coding sequence ATGGGACTCGACCGGTATCCGGACCTCGACCCCGACGAGGGCGAGGTCCTCGACGCGGAAGTGGCAGTGACCGACGACGTACTGGTGAAGGCGTTCGCGCTCGGCCCCGGCGCGGAACTCTCACCGCACGACCACGCCGACGCGACCAACGTCTTCCACGTACTGGAAGGCACCGTGACCGTGGTACAGGGCGACGACGAGGAGACCGTCGAGGCTCCGGGCGTGGTCCTCCACGAGCGCGGAGTCGTCCACGGCGCGCGCAACGAGACCGACGAGCGCGCCGTGCTGACCGCGAGTCTCTGCCCGCTTCCGTCGTGA
- a CDS encoding restriction endonuclease: MLQGMDQSDFGQFVAALWERQGWQTQVKRDDGRVFVAVQRPQSGEEGLLWARGDDGEVGGQQVQQFASLCQQYEVAEAAIVTAGTFSDDAEKVSQGSGVELLDAEGIAQILKRKEWIDLAEEYGGGDVPSGGDGDSPLDSLKAVSERASSLVSGALGDTDVSVPTKPALGVVVVVALLAVGVLVGPSIPFLGGGGGGAPISAESVAPANSTTNVTVSWNAKVVDTIDPNESDGRAYHAPRGEQFVLVRMSVNNTGEKSAKVRQAGFKLRTENRTYSHQPLNEHDGFVDFAISPGTNYVGWTVFSVPKGTTGTLVYERNASDKPIAVSFDHDPNLAVNVTQR; this comes from the coding sequence ATGTTGCAGGGAATGGACCAGTCGGATTTCGGGCAGTTCGTTGCGGCCCTCTGGGAGCGGCAGGGCTGGCAGACACAGGTCAAGCGCGACGACGGCCGGGTCTTCGTCGCGGTCCAGCGACCTCAGTCCGGCGAGGAGGGACTGCTGTGGGCCCGCGGCGACGACGGCGAAGTCGGCGGCCAGCAAGTCCAGCAGTTCGCCTCGCTCTGCCAGCAGTACGAAGTCGCGGAGGCGGCAATCGTCACCGCGGGGACGTTCTCGGACGACGCAGAGAAGGTCTCACAGGGGTCCGGCGTCGAACTCCTCGACGCCGAGGGCATCGCACAGATACTCAAGCGCAAGGAGTGGATTGACCTCGCCGAGGAGTACGGCGGCGGCGACGTACCGTCCGGCGGCGACGGCGACTCACCCCTCGACTCGCTGAAGGCGGTGAGCGAGCGAGCGTCGTCGCTGGTCTCGGGTGCGCTCGGCGACACCGACGTTTCGGTCCCGACGAAACCCGCACTCGGGGTCGTCGTGGTAGTCGCCTTGCTCGCCGTGGGTGTTCTCGTCGGCCCGTCGATACCCTTCCTCGGCGGCGGCGGTGGCGGCGCGCCCATCTCGGCCGAATCCGTCGCGCCCGCCAACAGCACGACCAACGTCACCGTCTCGTGGAACGCAAAGGTAGTAGACACCATCGACCCCAACGAGAGCGACGGGCGGGCCTACCACGCACCGCGCGGCGAGCAGTTCGTTCTCGTCCGGATGAGCGTCAACAACACCGGCGAGAAGAGCGCGAAGGTGCGACAGGCCGGGTTCAAACTCCGGACCGAAAACCGGACCTACAGCCACCAACCGCTCAACGAACACGACGGTTTCGTGGACTTCGCCATCTCACCGGGCACCAACTACGTCGGGTGGACGGTGTTCTCGGTGCCGAAGGGGACGACCGGGACGCTGGTCTACGAACGGAACGCCTCCGACAAACCAATCGCCGTCTCGTTTGACCACGACCCGAACCTCGCGGTCAACGTGACCCAGCGGTAG
- a CDS encoding GTPBP1 family GTP-binding protein, producing MCPNRAVLRSALERGEQEGGSVEFKERLTKELHLTEGRMESLAAQLRHRVLSGDGEATYVVGVTDDGGIAGISHEAFSESMDVLSLLAEEAGAHIEDVQTWGIDADGSASEIDELFVTDRDAEQSTDGLVGVATIREGAMLDTDSEHIVVGTAGHVDHGKSTLVGSLVTGQPDDGEGGTRGYLDVQPHEVERGLSADLSYGVYGFDGDGPVRMDNPHRKSDRARVVEESDRLVSFVDTVGHEPWLRTTIRGLVGQKLDYGLLTVAADDGPTKTTREHLGVLLATELPTMVVITKADVVDDERVAEVEREVERLLRDVGKTPLRIERHGVDAAIEEIGGSVVPVLTTSAVTMEGLETLDELLERLPKTTADSGDFRMYIDRSYSVTGVGAVASGTIMSGEVEAGDELLLGPMADGDFREVEVRSIEMHYHRVDKAKAGRIVGIALKGVRETDVERGMVLLPKEADPEPVREFEAEVVVLNHPTRIGDGYEPVIHLETVSEAATFHPHEGQLLPGDSGTTTVRFKFRPYLVKEGQRFVFREGQSKGVGTVTDVNPK from the coding sequence ATGTGCCCTAACCGGGCCGTCTTGCGAAGCGCGCTCGAACGCGGCGAACAGGAGGGCGGGAGCGTCGAGTTCAAAGAGCGACTCACCAAGGAACTCCACCTCACAGAGGGACGGATGGAGAGTCTCGCGGCCCAACTCAGACATCGAGTGTTGTCGGGCGACGGCGAAGCCACCTACGTCGTCGGCGTGACCGACGACGGCGGCATCGCCGGAATCAGCCACGAGGCCTTCTCGGAGTCGATGGACGTACTCAGTCTGCTCGCCGAGGAAGCGGGTGCCCACATCGAAGACGTACAGACGTGGGGCATCGACGCCGACGGGTCGGCCAGCGAGATTGACGAGCTGTTCGTGACCGACCGGGACGCCGAGCAGAGTACCGACGGACTCGTCGGCGTGGCGACGATTCGGGAGGGCGCGATGCTCGACACAGACAGCGAACACATCGTGGTCGGCACCGCGGGCCACGTGGACCACGGCAAGTCCACGCTGGTCGGGTCGCTCGTGACCGGCCAACCCGACGACGGCGAGGGCGGCACGCGGGGCTACCTCGACGTGCAACCCCACGAAGTCGAGCGCGGCCTGTCGGCGGACCTCTCCTACGGCGTCTACGGCTTCGACGGCGACGGCCCGGTTCGGATGGACAACCCCCACCGGAAGTCCGACCGCGCCCGCGTGGTCGAGGAGTCCGACCGACTCGTCTCGTTCGTGGACACGGTGGGTCACGAACCGTGGCTTCGAACCACGATTCGGGGGCTGGTCGGCCAGAAACTCGACTACGGCCTGCTGACCGTGGCCGCCGACGACGGCCCGACCAAGACCACCCGCGAACACCTCGGGGTCTTGCTCGCCACGGAACTGCCGACGATGGTCGTCATCACGAAGGCCGACGTGGTGGACGACGAGCGCGTCGCCGAAGTCGAGCGCGAAGTCGAGCGACTGCTCCGGGACGTGGGCAAGACCCCGCTCCGAATCGAGCGCCACGGCGTGGACGCCGCAATCGAGGAAATCGGCGGGAGCGTCGTGCCGGTCCTGACGACCAGCGCGGTCACGATGGAGGGGTTGGAGACGCTGGACGAACTGCTCGAACGCCTGCCGAAGACGACCGCAGACTCCGGGGACTTCCGGATGTACATCGACCGAAGCTACTCGGTGACTGGGGTCGGCGCAGTCGCCTCGGGGACCATCATGTCGGGGGAAGTCGAGGCGGGCGACGAACTCCTGTTGGGACCGATGGCCGACGGTGACTTTCGAGAGGTCGAAGTCCGGTCCATCGAGATGCACTACCACCGCGTGGACAAGGCCAAGGCGGGCCGCATCGTCGGCATCGCGCTGAAGGGGGTCCGGGAGACCGACGTAGAGCGCGGGATGGTCCTGCTCCCGAAGGAGGCCGACCCCGAACCGGTCCGGGAGTTCGAGGCCGAAGTCGTCGTCCTGAACCACCCGACCCGCATCGGCGACGGCTACGAACCGGTCATCCACCTCGAAACCGTGAGCGAGGCCGCGACCTTCCACCCCCACGAGGGCCAACTCCTGCCGGGCGACTCGGGGACCACCACGGTCCGGTTCAAGTTCCGGCCCTACCTCGTCAAGGAGGGCCAGCGGTTCGTCTTCCGCGAGGGCCAGAGCAAGGGCGTCGGCACCGTGACCGACGTGAACCCCAAGTAG